The Cylindrospermum stagnale PCC 7417 genome segment GGTAATTGGAGCCATTAGTATTAAAAAAGTAGTTGCATTAATGACAATGAATGATTCAATGAATGGTAACGCATTTGAAGTATTTGTTGAGAAGTTTTTAGTGCCAAATTTATGGTCAGGAGCAGTTGTAGTGATGGATAATTTATCCGCGCACAAACTAGATTCAATTGTGCCAATGATTGAAGCTGTCGGCGCTTCAGTTATTCGTTTATCCTCATATTCTCCTGATTTTAATCCAATTGAATTATGGTGGTCACAACTTAAATCTTTCTTACGCAGTTTTGCTCCAACTACAACAGAAATGGTTGATCAACTAATCTCAGTTGCACTCGACTTAATAAATCCTCAACATTTAAGAAACTGGTTTGCTAGTTGCTGCTACTGTACCTCATAATAGCCGGAAATGCTGTAATGCTTTGTGTTTGTAACCAATCAGCAACTCGTTGAGCATCTCTTACAGTTAATGTGTAAATAATACCGCTTCCAGGTAATTTAGTCAGATTTTCTGCTAACCAAGCTAATCTTGCGGCTTGACTGGGAAGATAAATGTTTTGTAAACGCAAAGTTTCTCTAGTTAAATTTCCTCTAGAAACACGCAGGTTGGCTCCTAATTGAGCCTTAATATCATCAACTACTCGGTTGTTAGCTGTCGCGGTTGTAGTCAAAACAGGAATATTTTGTGGTAATGCTTGTAAAATTCTGACAATCCGGCGATAATCAGGACGAAAATCATGTCCCCAGTCAGAAATACAATGAGCTTCATCAACAACAAATAAACCTATTTTTTGAGATAATGGCAAAAGAACGTTTTCTCGAAATTCCTCATTAGCTAATCTTTCGGGGGAAATTAAGAGAATATCTACTTCTCCTGCTAATAGCTGGAGTTCGACATTTTCCCATTCTTCTGTATTACTGGAGTTTATTGTCTCAGCTTTTACTCCAAGACGTTCTGCTGCTGTAATTTGATTTCGCATTAATGCTAGGAGAGGGGAAATCAAAAGAGTACAACCAGAACCTTGATCTCTTAATAAGCGAGTTGCTAAAAAGTAAACTAGACTTTTTCCCCAACCTGTGCGTTGAACGACGAGTAACCGCGATTGATTCAGTAGTAATTCTTCAATAGCTTCCCATTGTCCATTACGAAAATCAGCGTTTGGGTTATTCAAAGCCTGACGCAGAAGGAATAATGCTTTTTCTTTGAGTATGGTTGTCATATATGCTGAGTATCTGTTTATCATACTGTTGTAGCATAAAAGATAACTAGCACTGAATACTTTAGGGCGATCGCTCTATTTTAGATTAAATCGAAGCGTGAAGCGATATCTAGGTTGTGGTATGCGATCGCTTATCATAGAAAATAGATGTATGCTTTATCTTCCCTATTAAGGTCAGTTAGCAGGTAACGATAAAGCTTTCTTGATATCAGACATAGGAGAAAAAATAATGTTAAAATAGCAGTAAAACCAATTTACAATTAATCAGAATTTGAATAATTATCCTCCTAACTAATATTATATATATGTTACCCAAACACCCTTGGTTGCAAAAATGCATAGAAAGACTGGAAGAATTACCCCAAATCAAGGCGACTGCTATTGTAGAACCTGGTTATTTGGAAGGTGCACTTGCTGATGGAATATTGACTATATATACACCTCAAAATCAAGTTCAATATATAGTTGAAATTAAATCTAAGCTAACTATTGAAACTCTAGATGTAGTAATTCTATATTTCAATCATCTAAAACAAAGATTGGGTGATAATCAAAAACCTCTGCTAGTTACAGATATACTGTCTGATGAAGTTGTAGAGGAGTTAATTAGAATAGATATTGAATTTATTGACACCTCAGGCAATATTTATATCAATAATTCATTATTTTACATTTTGATTAAAAATAGTTCATTTTATCAGAAAAAAACTTCTTCGCCTACATTTAATACTAACACTTTAAAAGTAGTATATGCCATATTAAAAAAACCCAAAATTTTACTATTTTCTCGTGACGAAATTGCAGAAGTTGCAGGAGTTGATATAAATGCTGTCGAAGTTAGTTTAGATAGTTTGTTTAAGCTGAATTATTTACAGCAGCAATATGGTGGTCGATATAAAATTGAAAATTACACTAAGTTGTTAGAAAGATGGGATATGGGCTACTTAGAAAATCTCCGTTCAGAGCTTGTGATAGATACATTTAGCCCCATTAGAAATATCCAATTTTCTGATTTTTTATTTCAAAGTTTAGACATAGTTAGCGGCTACAAAATTTTGGTTGGTGGAGAATTTGGTGCTAGTGCTTTATTTAAGACTGCTTATTTGCAGCCAACAAGTATAGTTTTACATATTCCTAATCAATTGAATTATCGGATTATAACTACTCAGTTACGCCTGAAACCAAATGTACAGGGAAACATCACTATTATTAAACAGTTTAGCTCGTATAATTTTTATGAAAACAACGATATGATTGCTGATCCTCTCTTGATACGTGCAGAATTGCTTTTATATCCAGATGAGCGTTTAAAAGAGACTGCTACGCGTATTTATAATGAATATATTTTTCAAATAGGACAAATGGCTGAGACGCTATAGCATGAATAATCTAAATCCTAACTTTGATGTAGATAGAACAAGAGTTATTAATGATCTCAAAATTATTCTCGATTCATTGCAATTATCAATATTATTAGTTGGCGCTCAATCACGGATATTGATTTTTGATAAACCGTATCAAATTCAAGGTCGAGCAACTACAGATTGTGATATAGTGGTAAGGCTGGATAGTTGGGATAAATATGGTATTTTAATCACAAAAATAGTTGAAGGTGAAAAACCTAAATTTAAACTCAGTAGGATTATTCATAAATTTATTCATATTGAAACTAATTTAGAAGTCGATATTATTCCCTTTGGTGATATCTGTAATCAAAATCAGGAAATTATCTGGCCTGACGGTAATCAAATGTGTATTTTAGGCTTAGAAGAAGCTTTTATAAATTCACAAATCCAAAAAATTGACGATATTGAAATTAGGGTTCCCACTCTTCAAAGTTTTATAGGCTTAAAGCTACTTGCATGGAATGAGCGCAGAGAATATAAAGATTTATCTGATATTATCTTGGTGCTAGAAAATTATCAGGAAGATGAACGGGTATTTGATGAACTGAATGATGAACTTATCGCGGGAACGGTTGAGTTTGAGGAAGCTGCAATTGTTTTGCTTGGTAGAGATATTTGCCAAACGTTCAAAGATAAAACTTTAAGCAAAATTAACGAAATTGTAATTCTAATTATAGAGAATCAGAATCGATATTTACCGCAATTTGTATCTAGAGATACAGATTCAAATGCATGGGATGATGCGTTTATAAAAATCGTTAGCCGCTTTCAAGCGCTCCAATACGGTTTAAATAATAATCATGCTTGATGAATTCTCATAATGTCTATAACTGTGGTTGTCTAACCGTTGTAAGGGATATTTTTGGAGAAATGTTTCTAGAAAAAGCAACTTATTGTCAGGGGATCTATATATAGATGAGCCAGTTTTCATAAAAACTTATCTCATGAGAAATTCCCTATAGATATACTGATTGTAAAGAAGTGTTAAGCAATTCTTATTAAAAAATATTGCAATAGCTTGATTTAGCTGCTAGGGTGTGTAAGTGCGACAGTACTGGTGAATGCTCGGATAAAAAAGAGGTAAAACTGATGAGCTGTATCCACTCTGCGAATAGTCTTTGTTTTTAATCAACAATCGTGAAAGCGAGAGGTTTCTGATGTGTACAGGCAATCAAGAGGTGTTGCAGATGAGTCCAGAAAAATCTCGTGTCTAGGCTGAGTTCAAATTTGAATAACAATGCATGATCTGTCTTACTCTGCATCAGAAAGAAGGGTGCGGTAAGACGCAGATATTGGAGGTTAAAATCCATGAATATTCGAGGCAAAGTAGCTCTAATTACTGGGGCTTCACGTGGGATTGGGCGGGCGATCGCATTTGAGTTAGCGAAACTGGGGATGAAACGGCTGATATTGGTGGCACGCGATCGCCAAAAATTAGCGGAAGTTGCCCAACAAATCGAGGCTATGGGAGTCGAAACCACAGTTCTAGCCTTAGATCTAGCCAATCCAGTCAACATCAATATTGCGATCGCCCAACTTTGGCGTCATGACGGCCCTATTGATCTGTTGGTGAATTGTGCAGGAGTCGCCTATCAAAACTCATTCTTACAATCTAAACTCCCCCAAGTCCAAGAAGAACTATCAGTCAACTTAATGGGAATGTACACCCTCACCAGTCTGATAGCGCGACGCATGGCCAGCCAAAGACAAGGGACAATTGTCAATGTCTCCAGTCTGATGGGGAAAGTAGCAGCACCAACAATGGCCACATATTCTGCCACCAAGTTTGCAATTATTGGCTTTACCCAAGCCTTACGCCAAGAACTAGCAGCACACAATATCCGCGTTATCGCCTTACTCCCCACCCTCACAGACACAGACATGGTGCGCGACTTACAATTATTTCGCTGGGTAGTTCCCATGACTCCCGAAAAAGTCGCGCAAGTACTCGTCACTGGACTAGAAAAGAATACACCAGAAATATTAGTTGGATGGCAATCTCATTTAGCCGTCTGGTGTCAACGTCTTTCTCCTTGGCTACTAGAGCAGATTTTACAATTTGCCACACCAGGAAGAAAACAACCTCAAGAAAGCTTAATTCAGAATTTTCGGGCGAAAATTCACCGTTTTGGCGATTGGTTGTTATCTGGAAATATGGCTTCTTTCGTCTTTGCGCGGAAGTCATAAAACACTTCTAGTACTTTGTCAAGTTAGTTTTGAGGGTTTGTAGTAAGCATGGAGAGTGGTTAGAACAATCAGGACTAAAGTCCTGACTACGAACTTGCTTATCCATCAATTTAAACTTGACGCACTACTAGGTTAAGAATCGCGCGGTTTCGGGTACTCATTGCCAGATACTGGTGCATCATGGTTAGCTATACCTCGTTTCGGAACAACCATCCATGCTTACCTTTCCTACCACACTTCCTAAATTGCCCGAAATCGTGGATAATTTACCAAATATTTCTGGTTGGGAAACAGAGGTTCTCTCTGTAGTTAACCATGATGCACCTGTTTTTTTGCCAACAACCAATATCCGGCTAGAGGATATAAATGCAGTATTTGCGATCGCTTTACACATGCACCAGCCAACAATCCCCGCTGGACATAATGGCGAACTGATCAGCAATCTGCAACATATGTTTGAAAATCCTCACCAAGGAGATAACCACAACGCCGGGCCCTTTGCCTATTGTTATAGCCGCATGGGAGACTTCATTCCCGAACTTGTCAATCAAGGTTGCAATCCCCGTGTGATGTTGGATTACTCCGGTAATCTTTTGTGGGGACTCCAACAAATGGGACGCGCAGACATTATCGACAACCTCAAACGCATCACCTGCGATTCTACCTATCAGCCTTATGTAGAGTGGTTGGGTACAATGTGGAGTCATGCAGTGATTCCTTCCACCCCTATCCCAGATATTAAACTGCACATCATCGCCTGGCAACAACACTTTGCCGCAATATTTGGTTGGGAAGCACTAGCGCGAGTTAAAGGATTTTCACCCCCAGAAATGCACCTACCAAATCACCCCGACACCTTATATGCATTTGTCAAAGCGCTGAAAGAATGTGGATATCGCTGGCTACTCGTTCAAGAACATACTATAGAAACACTTAGCGGTGAATCTATCATCAACAAACATTTACCACACCGTTTAATAGCTCGCAATTCCCAAGGCGAAACAATTAGTATTACAGCCTTAATTAAAACCCAAGGTTCAGATACTAAATTAGTAGCTCAAATGCAGCCATATTATGAAGCTAAAACTCTATCTAAACAAAAATTAGGCAATGTTTTAGTTCCCCCAATCGTCAGCCAAATTGGTGATGGTGAAAATGGTGGTGTAATGATGAATGAATTTCCCAGCGCTTTTAAAAAAGCTTGGGGAGAAATAGGTAGAACAGGTGTTGTCGGAGTGTGTGGGACAGAATATTTAGAATTACTCGCAGATGCTGGTTGTCAAACCGAAGATTTTCCTACTTGTCAGCCAGTGGGACAACACCAGATTTGGCAGCGAATCGCATCAGATAATTGCCAACCGCAGGCTGTAGAAACTGCCATTCAAGAAATTAAGCAAATCAACCCCAACTTTCACATGGATGGTGCTTCATGGACAAACCATATTAGTTGGGTGCAAGGTTACGAAAATGTTTTATCTCCAATGTATGAATTAAGCAGTTCATTTCATCAAAAAATTGCTAACTTATTGCCTGATTCAGCAGAATCTATCAGCAAAGAATCTAAATACCGTAATATTCTATTACATAATTTGTTGTTGCAAACAAGCTGCTTTCGTTATTGGGGACAAGGTGCTTGGACTGACTATGCGCGAGAAATTTACCAACGGGGCGAAAATTTGCTGTCAACAATATTCGACTAATAGCATAAATCATTAATTAGCATATTTATAGCCATTCTTGATTTAGGAAAATACAGATAGCTAACAAACTGAAATTATTAAGGCTGCCTCTACAGCCTTAATTTCCATAGCTGCGACTTCAGTTGTCGGGTATTTCTGGATTTTTTTACTGGTATTTTAGTTATAAAACTAGTCTTGTGACGAGTTAAGCAACATAAATTTGGCAAATTCATGAGATACCTTTATAGAAAATTGCTCTATGGTATTTCTTGAAAGTATTGATATAGGTAAAGTAACCAGTACCAAAATTACCAAGGCTAGTAGTGCAGAGGGATGATAACCAATAGTTTTATTAGTATATAAAAAGGATAGAGAACATATAGAAAAAATTAAGGGTTGATGGACTAAATATAAAGGAAAGGATATATGCCCAAAGTAAACGATGATTGGACTTGCCAAAAAATTTTGTATCCTAGTAGATTTGAGAACAGTAAAAATTAAAATAGTCGCAGCAATAACATGGTATACTGTCCCTGGATTCGCCAAGGAAATGAGGAAAGTATCAAAACGATGGAATATAAAAAAGTACCCTTGACTATCATGATTATAGCCTCCAAGATATAAGGAGATTACAAGTCCTAGTTTTACCCAATAATTTGATCGTGTTGATAAAACTTTAATTTCATAGCTTGCCAGTAGTAAACCTAACAGAAAAGCAATATAATATATCCCGTTAGTTTTTGAAAAGCATAAAAATAATCCGCTCAACATGAAAATTACTAATATTTTATACTTAGTTTTCTTAATAAAAAAAGCCATAGCCAAGACTAAGAGTGATCCTTTAAATTCAATTGTCATCGTCCATAAAACTAAATTGAACATTTTACTATAGTCGTGATTGCTTAACCAAGTTGTAAAAAATGAACTTGTTAACATTTGCTGAAGGGCATTGGGAAAAATAAACAGTTGTTGATAACTAAAAAGCTTTTCAGCACCGTTTGTCAATGCTAGTTCTTTGATTTTATATAAATTTAGTTTGAGAAGTAAATAAACTAAAATATTAGAGATTAAAGCCGGAATTACTAACCGTGGATACCTAGCAAATACTCGTTTGACTAATATATTATCATCCCCGTTAATGAAGTAACTTCTTGTCAGAACATAGCCACTAAGAACAAAAAATATAGAAACAGCAAACTCCCCATTATAGAAAAAAGAAAATGGAGAATGGAAAATAATCATCTCCATAAAAAAAAGAATGTGATATTTCAGAATTTCCATTGGCAGCCGCAGGATAAAAAACAGCTATGAAATGCCAAATCAAAACAGCTATTGCCGCTAAACCTCTCAATCCATCCAAATAGTAAATTTTATTTTTTTTTACAAGCTTGATACTATTAAACATGATTTTTAACTTGAATCAGCAGTAATTTTAATAGGAGAAATTTTCAAATATTTATAATACCTGACAAAAGTAGAAAATTTCCAATGTTTCCTGGATTTAGATTTCAGGGATATATAAATAAACATTTGTCAGCCCATCAAAATTAATTAAACCAAAGGTAAAAGAATTTCAAATTCTGTACCAACACCTAACTCTGAACGTAAATTTAATTTACCCCCATGTCTGGCGGTGATAATTTGATAACTTACTGCCAAACTTGTTTCTTTATCAGCCCGTTTTTGAACAGAAAAAGATTCAATAATTTGCTGTTGTAACTCCTGAGACATTCCCGGACCATTGTCAGCAATGCGAATAGAAACCCAGCGAGAATCAGGTGCATTTAGGTTTATACTTGGCTGAGAGATTATTTCTGTGGTAACCTCAATTCGGGGTTTACGAGTGGTGTTTATCGACTCCGGCTGAAACTTATGTCGCACTGATTCATTGAGTAAGGCATCCACAGCTTGACTAAAAATATTCATTAAAACCTGGTTTAACTGCCCCATAAAACAACATATTGGCGGCAAATGACCGTAGCTTTTGCTAATTTCAATTTCTCCTTTAATTCGGCTATTAATTAATAATACAATACT includes the following:
- a CDS encoding transposase; amino-acid sequence: MDETGVLLGLTRTHARSQMGTRAYSLNPFYRGSKVTVIGAISIKKVVALMTMNDSMNGNAFEVFVEKFLVPNLWSGAVVVMDNLSAHKLDSIVPMIEAVGASVIRLSSYSPDFNPIELWWSQLKSFLRSFAPTTTEMVDQLISVALDLINPQHLRNWFASCCYCTS
- a CDS encoding DEAD/DEAH box helicase gives rise to the protein MTTILKEKALFLLRQALNNPNADFRNGQWEAIEELLLNQSRLLVVQRTGWGKSLVYFLATRLLRDQGSGCTLLISPLLALMRNQITAAERLGVKAETINSSNTEEWENVELQLLAGEVDILLISPERLANEEFRENVLLPLSQKIGLFVVDEAHCISDWGHDFRPDYRRIVRILQALPQNIPVLTTTATANNRVVDDIKAQLGANLRVSRGNLTRETLRLQNIYLPSQAARLAWLAENLTKLPGSGIIYTLTVRDAQRVADWLQTQSITAFPAIMRYSSSN
- a CDS encoding type IV toxin-antitoxin system AbiEi family antitoxin — encoded protein: MLPKHPWLQKCIERLEELPQIKATAIVEPGYLEGALADGILTIYTPQNQVQYIVEIKSKLTIETLDVVILYFNHLKQRLGDNQKPLLVTDILSDEVVEELIRIDIEFIDTSGNIYINNSLFYILIKNSSFYQKKTSSPTFNTNTLKVVYAILKKPKILLFSRDEIAEVAGVDINAVEVSLDSLFKLNYLQQQYGGRYKIENYTKLLERWDMGYLENLRSELVIDTFSPIRNIQFSDFLFQSLDIVSGYKILVGGEFGASALFKTAYLQPTSIVLHIPNQLNYRIITTQLRLKPNVQGNITIIKQFSSYNFYENNDMIADPLLIRAELLLYPDERLKETATRIYNEYIFQIGQMAETL
- a CDS encoding nucleotidyl transferase AbiEii/AbiGii toxin family protein, coding for MNNLNPNFDVDRTRVINDLKIILDSLQLSILLVGAQSRILIFDKPYQIQGRATTDCDIVVRLDSWDKYGILITKIVEGEKPKFKLSRIIHKFIHIETNLEVDIIPFGDICNQNQEIIWPDGNQMCILGLEEAFINSQIQKIDDIEIRVPTLQSFIGLKLLAWNERREYKDLSDIILVLENYQEDERVFDELNDELIAGTVEFEEAAIVLLGRDICQTFKDKTLSKINEIVILIIENQNRYLPQFVSRDTDSNAWDDAFIKIVSRFQALQYGLNNNHA
- a CDS encoding SDR family NAD(P)-dependent oxidoreductase, with the protein product MNIRGKVALITGASRGIGRAIAFELAKLGMKRLILVARDRQKLAEVAQQIEAMGVETTVLALDLANPVNINIAIAQLWRHDGPIDLLVNCAGVAYQNSFLQSKLPQVQEELSVNLMGMYTLTSLIARRMASQRQGTIVNVSSLMGKVAAPTMATYSATKFAIIGFTQALRQELAAHNIRVIALLPTLTDTDMVRDLQLFRWVVPMTPEKVAQVLVTGLEKNTPEILVGWQSHLAVWCQRLSPWLLEQILQFATPGRKQPQESLIQNFRAKIHRFGDWLLSGNMASFVFARKS
- a CDS encoding acyltransferase family protein yields the protein MEILKYHILFFMEMIIFHSPFSFFYNGEFAVSIFFVLSGYVLTRSYFINGDDNILVKRVFARYPRLVIPALISNILVYLLLKLNLYKIKELALTNGAEKLFSYQQLFIFPNALQQMLTSSFFTTWLSNHDYSKMFNLVLWTMTIEFKGSLLVLAMAFFIKKTKYKILVIFMLSGLFLCFSKTNGIYYIAFLLGLLLASYEIKVLSTRSNYWVKLGLVISLYLGGYNHDSQGYFFIFHRFDTFLISLANPGTVYHVIAATILIFTVLKSTRIQNFLASPIIVYFGHISFPLYLVHQPLIFSICSLSFLYTNKTIGYHPSALLALVILVLVTLPISILSRNTIEQFSIKVSHEFAKFMLLNSSQD